GTACAGTCCTGAAGGCTTCGAAGGGTTACCGTGGCCAGCGGTCGCGGCTGTACCGCAAGGCCAAAGAGCAGCAGCTGCACTCAATGACCTACGCCTACCGGGACCGTCGTGCCCGCAAGGGTGAGTTCCGGAAGCTGTGGATCTCCCGCATCAACGCGGCGGCCCGCGCCAACGACATCACCTACAACCGGCTGATCCAGGGCCTCAAGGCCGCCGGTGTCGAGGTGGACCGCAAGAACCTCGCCGAGATCGCCGTCAGCGACGCGGCTGCGTTCACCGCGCTGGTCGAGGTCGCTCGGGCCGCGCTGCCCGCGGACGTCAACGCGCCGTCGGGCGAGGCTGCCTGACCCGAACCGAGCCGATGCTGACCGAACGTTCGGCCCGGGTGGTCGCGGCGGTCAAGCT
The window above is part of the Mycolicibacter sp. MU0102 genome. Proteins encoded here:
- the rplT gene encoding 50S ribosomal protein L20; amino-acid sequence: MARVKRAVNAQKKRRTVLKASKGYRGQRSRLYRKAKEQQLHSMTYAYRDRRARKGEFRKLWISRINAAARANDITYNRLIQGLKAAGVEVDRKNLAEIAVSDAAAFTALVEVARAALPADVNAPSGEAA